Part of the Zhongshania aliphaticivorans genome, CCCGATTCAAGACCTTGGCTGGCTGTGCGTTAATTCATGGCGCTTTGGTAATCGCGACTTAGTCGTTGGCGGCTTTGGTCATCTTGAAGACCTATTAGCCGGCTACCACGACGCAACGGGCATTACCGTAACAGAACAAGAAGTCGCGTTTTGGCAAGTTTTAGGCTCGTTCTGGTGGTCAGTAGGCACCTTGCGTATGGCGAATACTTGGCGAACCGGCGAGACGCCGAGTTTAGAGCGTCCAGTAATTGGTCGCCGTTCTTCTGAAGCGCAAATGGATTGTGTCAACGTTCTTATACCCGGTGATTTCACACTACCAGAGACGCCAGCATTAGATGCTGGTACACAACTTCCTATGCCTGCGGAACTTCTTGAAGGTGTTATCAAATTTTTGAAAGAAGATGCCGCAGTAAACCTTGCAGCACATTCAAGCTTTCTTGCTAAAGTCGCGGCCAATTCACTCAGTATCGCTCAGCGAGAATTATTGATTGGGCCAACCGTGGAGGTACAAGAGCAGCAACGCCTGCAAACCCTACTGGGAAAAAGTGGCGACCTTAACTCTCTAAGAGCCTCACTCAGCAATAGCTTGCGATATGGCATGCCACTGGACACGCCGTTGTTAGCAGAACATTTGCGACAGACCGTTGCCAATCAATTGGCGATAGACCAACCAAACTATTCGGCATTGCAATGAGCATAACCGCGCAAATTATCACCATAATTTGCGCGGTTATATCCTCACTATTACTCTACAAGCACACATTGTTTATGTGCCCAAATTCTACATACAAATAGTAGATTAGCGAATAAGTTTTATGCAGCGTTATCGGTTTTTTTTAAGTAATATCCCTTTTTAAAACTCTGCAAAAACGACGTATTACGACCCTAATTTTATAAAAACTAAATACCGTAATAATAGCTAGCGTTAAACTAGTTTAACGCCCCCCACTTTTTATTCTTTTATGCTAACGGTATAAATCAATATAGAGACTACGTCATGAACAAACACAGCCAATATCCATCAATTTTTCAACCGCTGGACCTTGGATTCACCCAATTAAAAAATCGCATCATGATGGGGTCTATGCATACGGGTCTTGAGGAAGTTGGCGAGCCAGGATACCAAAAAATGGCGACCTACTTTGCGGAGCGCGCAAAAGGTGGTGTTGGCATGATTATGACGGGGGGCATTGCCCCCAACCCAGAAAGTAATGTCAGCATGATGGACCAAGAAAGCGATAGTGCCATGCTCTATCGCGAAGATCAGGTACATCAACACAGCTTAGTCACTACGGCAGTGAAAGAAGCCGCACCAGACTGCAAAATGTGTATGCAAATACTGCATCCCGGCCCGGTAACAGCAAATCCAGACGCCGTATCTCCCTCCGGCATCCGTTCTCCCCTTGGCACGCCAAACCCCAAAATAATGACCGAGGCCGACATTGAAAAAACGATCAGTGATTTTGCTAACTGCGCCGCACTGGCGCAAAAAGCCAGCTACGATGGGGTCGAAATTATTGGTTCAGCAGGCTATTTAATTAGCACATTCTTGGTAGAAAAAACTAATCAACGCACTGACCGCTGGGGCGGTAGCTACGAAAATCGTATGCGCCTAGCCATTGAAGTAATCAAGCGGGTACGCCAAACCGTTGGCGAGAATTTTATAATCGTCTACCGCATTGCCGCCATGGAAATGATGGAAGATGGTAGTAGCTGGGATGAGGTGGTACGCCTTGCAAAAGAAATTGAAAAACATGGCGCTACCATAATCAGTACCCACTTCACCTGGCACGAATCTCGAGTACCCACCATTGCCACCCGCGTACCCCGCGCGGCATTCGCCTCGGTCACGGGGCGACTGCGCAAAGAAATCAGTATCCCAGTGATCACCAGCAACCGCATTAATACGCCAGAGACTGCAGAAGACGTGCTAGCCAAAGGCTGGGCCGACATCGTCTCTATGGGGCGCCCCATGTTGGCCGACCCCGAGTTTGTAAACAAAACCAGTACCGGTCGCGAGGACGAGATCAATACCTGCATTGGCTGTAACCAAGCCTGTCTTGACCACACCTTCCAAGGTAAGCGCGTCACCTGCTTGGTCAACCCCCGAGCCTGCTACGAAACCGAGATTAATATCACACCGGCAGCAACAAGCAAACGCATTGCCGTTGTCGGCGCCGGACCAGCGGGATTATCCTTTGCAATTACCGCCGCACAGTGCGGCCATAAAGTGACCCTATTCGAAGCCTCCGATGCCATCGGCGGTCACTTTAATATGGCTAAAGTGATTCCCGGTAAAGAAGAGTTCCACGAAACCATTCGCTACTACAATCGGCAAATTGAGCTCAATAATATTGAGCTGCGCTTAAACACCTATGTCGATGCAGATGCTCTTCAAGATTGGGATGAAGTTGTCATCGCCACCGGTATCAAGCCCCGCGTACCGGAGATAAAGGGTATCGACAACGCCAAGGTATTCAATTACCGCGATGCTATTCTTCATCCCGAGCGTATTGGCAAGCGCGTTGCCATTGTTGGTGCTGGCGGCATCGGGTTTGACGTTGCCGAGCTATTGTCACATGCCGGTGTTTCCGCCGGTCTCGACATCGACGTATTTGCCCGTGAATGGGGGATAGATTTTAAAAATCACCCGCGCGGTGGCGTCGCCGGGGTTGAACCCCAGGTTGAAACTAGCGGCAGAGAAATCTATCTTCTGCAACGCAAGGCGCAATCAGTAGGCCGAACCCTTGGCACCACCACTGGCTGGGCCCACAAACTCAGCCTGCGCCGCAAAGGTGTACATATGTTGGCCGGCGTACAGTATGAAGGTATTGACGACCAAGGTTTACACATACAGTATCAAAACGAAGCGCAAACCCTTGACGTAGATTCCATCGTCATTTGCGCGGGTCAAGAATCAGATAATGCACTGTATCGGGCTATCAAGTCGAAACGAGATAATGTGCATCTCATCGGTGGTGCTGAGCTGGCAATGGAAATTGATGCCAAGCGCGCCATTGACCAAGGTTTTAGGCTCGCGATTTCTCTCTAAAAAATAAGAAGAAAGGACAACATAATGAACGAGTTTGAACCACAGGCTACGCCCTACGAGACGATTTTAGTAACGCAAGAGCAGGACATGGAAGTTGTCACGCTGAATCGTCCTAAAGCATTGAACTCAATGAATCCATTGATGATGCTGGAGCTTCAGCATTACTTTGCCAGCCTGCGCTACCGCCAGGAAGTGCGGGTGGTATTACTAAAATCAGAGGGCAAACACTTCTGCGCGGGACTCGACATTTCACCCGAATTTGCCGTCGACATTAGCAGTGGCTCCGAAGGAATGCGCATTCAAAATCGCGTCGCTGAAATCATTAAACTGATGCGCGCTTGTCCGCAACCTATTATCGCAATGATTCAAGGCGCTGCCTGTGGTGGCGGCTTCTCGCTGGCTCTGGCAGCAGATGTGCGTATTGCCGAACCGCAAACTAAAATGAATACCGCGTTTACCCAAGTTGGATTTTCCGCCTGCGACGTGGGAAGCAGCTACTTCCTCACTCGTATGCTGGGTACATCGGTTGCCTCAGAGTTAATGTTGACAGGTCGTTATCTACTGGCAGATCGTGCCCTTAGCTTAGGCTTTGTGTCCGCAGTAGTTGAAAAAGATCAAATGGAAAACGAAGCCCGCGCCATCGCTGCCGACATGTTAAAAGTATCGCCGATGGGACTGCGTCTCACCAAAGATGGCATCAATGTTAACGTTGATGCCGGCAGTTTGAGCGCGGCCATTTCGCTAGAAGACCGCCAACAAATTTTATGTGGTCTTTCCGACGACCATCACGAAGCCCTAGCCGCATTCCGTGAAAAACGCACGCCTGACTATTCGGATAAATAAACGGTATTCACAAATCCATAATGACGCTTGGCATTAAACAAGATTGACCCTCGTGCTAATCGTCCCATAAAAAAGGAAGAAAGATGAGCTATTTAACACAGCAGTTTTCATTGCAAGGAAAAACCGCACTGGTAACCGGTGGCGCACGCGGCATAGGTGAAATGATTGCCGAGGGTTTAATTAAGGCTGGTGCAAAAGTGTATATCACCTCTCGCAAGCAAGAAGACCTTGATGAGAAAGTGGCCGCGTTCAACCAATACGGTGAATGCATTGGTATTATTGCCGACGTCGCCAGCACCGCAGGAATAGAAGCACTAGCCGCTAGCATTACCGAAAAAGAATCTCAGTTGGATATTCTCATCAATAACGCCGGTAAAACTTGGGGAGCGCCACTAGACAGCTTTCCAGAAAAAGGCTGGGATGATGTGATGACCATCAACGTCAAAGCGCCCTTTCTGCTAGTGCAAAAATTACTGCCTTTATTACGTAATGGCGTCACGGCCAAGAAACCCCACCATATTATTAATATTGGCTCGATTGCTGGCTTAAGCAGCGACAGTTTAAGCGCCTACTCTTATGGCACCTCTAAAGCAGCTATTCACCATTTGACGGGCGTACTGGCAAAAGGTTTGGTTAAAGATCACATCAATGTCAACGCCATTGCCCCTGGCAGCTTTCCCAGCAAAATGACCGCCGGCATTATGAAAACAGACGAAGCCAAACAAGCGGTTTTGGCCACCA contains:
- a CDS encoding FAD-dependent oxidoreductase, translated to MNKHSQYPSIFQPLDLGFTQLKNRIMMGSMHTGLEEVGEPGYQKMATYFAERAKGGVGMIMTGGIAPNPESNVSMMDQESDSAMLYREDQVHQHSLVTTAVKEAAPDCKMCMQILHPGPVTANPDAVSPSGIRSPLGTPNPKIMTEADIEKTISDFANCAALAQKASYDGVEIIGSAGYLISTFLVEKTNQRTDRWGGSYENRMRLAIEVIKRVRQTVGENFIIVYRIAAMEMMEDGSSWDEVVRLAKEIEKHGATIISTHFTWHESRVPTIATRVPRAAFASVTGRLRKEISIPVITSNRINTPETAEDVLAKGWADIVSMGRPMLADPEFVNKTSTGREDEINTCIGCNQACLDHTFQGKRVTCLVNPRACYETEINITPAATSKRIAVVGAGPAGLSFAITAAQCGHKVTLFEASDAIGGHFNMAKVIPGKEEFHETIRYYNRQIELNNIELRLNTYVDADALQDWDEVVIATGIKPRVPEIKGIDNAKVFNYRDAILHPERIGKRVAIVGAGGIGFDVAELLSHAGVSAGLDIDVFAREWGIDFKNHPRGGVAGVEPQVETSGREIYLLQRKAQSVGRTLGTTTGWAHKLSLRRKGVHMLAGVQYEGIDDQGLHIQYQNEAQTLDVDSIVICAGQESDNALYRAIKSKRDNVHLIGGAELAMEIDAKRAIDQGFRLAISL
- a CDS encoding enoyl-CoA hydratase/isomerase family protein: MNEFEPQATPYETILVTQEQDMEVVTLNRPKALNSMNPLMMLELQHYFASLRYRQEVRVVLLKSEGKHFCAGLDISPEFAVDISSGSEGMRIQNRVAEIIKLMRACPQPIIAMIQGAACGGGFSLALAADVRIAEPQTKMNTAFTQVGFSACDVGSSYFLTRMLGTSVASELMLTGRYLLADRALSLGFVSAVVEKDQMENEARAIAADMLKVSPMGLRLTKDGINVNVDAGSLSAAISLEDRQQILCGLSDDHHEALAAFREKRTPDYSDK
- a CDS encoding SDR family oxidoreductase; the encoded protein is MSYLTQQFSLQGKTALVTGGARGIGEMIAEGLIKAGAKVYITSRKQEDLDEKVAAFNQYGECIGIIADVASTAGIEALAASITEKESQLDILINNAGKTWGAPLDSFPEKGWDDVMTINVKAPFLLVQKLLPLLRNGVTAKKPHHIINIGSIAGLSSDSLSAYSYGTSKAAIHHLTGVLAKGLVKDHINVNAIAPGSFPSKMTAGIMKTDEAKQAVLATIPMGRMGDPEDIANLAIYLCSSSYMTGNIVPIDGGSLL